A genomic region of Clarias gariepinus isolate MV-2021 ecotype Netherlands chromosome 23, CGAR_prim_01v2, whole genome shotgun sequence contains the following coding sequences:
- the lrrn2 gene encoding leucine-rich repeat neuronal protein 2: MSVITMVFVHIHLLFGLASSLVIHSIPWKVPCPHQCVCQIKPWYSPQSMYREAPTVDCNDLLLTQLPTSLPPETQTLRLQSNLISSVDQSELKGLTNLTELDLSHNSFISTRNLRITGLPVLLSLHMEENQLRHLPEAAFSGLPNLQELYLNHNRLRSISPGAFKGLGNLLRLHLNSNHLMIIDRRWFHALPQLEVLMTGGNPVDTIQDLNFKPLGSLRSLVLAGMGLREISERALEGLLNLESISFYDNNLTKVPKEALQKLPGLKFLDLNKNPIQLVQKGDFRNMLHLKELGLNNMEDLVSIEHSAIENLPELTKLEITNNPRLSYIHPQAFQKLPRMESLMLNSNALSALHRHTVQSLPSLQEISLHTNPIRCDCLIRWVGAEDDKPVRFIEPQSTFCSEPPELKARKVKEVSFREMADSCLPLIAPSMFPSYIEVKYGDNIALHCRALAEPEPSIYWVIPKGLRLTPSTRFGRYQVLTEGTLEIYGVTQEEAGFYTCVAQNLVGADTKSLTLKVEGSGIARITNDQRNEDSLEVHAVKERYALLTWHTGHNIPAARISWTANGSLEDHHKHSTRILAGTRGFNLTRLQPGTHYKVCLHMGPNDTSCVHLRTKEVLLLVPSADMTPVFLLGVSAFFLILLAAKTCQGRTLYDWKEFEKPHSIIVTQEAKAFMAPDSLQQYKDKLSEGSGNVLSDAKPAQEVPGPAKEAF, encoded by the coding sequence ATGAGTGTGATTACAATGGTTTTCGTGCATATTCACCTTCTGTTTGGGCTTGCCAGCTCCTTGGTTATTCACTCAATCCCCTGGAAGGTACCATGTCCTCACCAGTGTGTATGCCAGATCAAACCTTGGTATTCTCCTCAGTCTATGTATAGAGAGGCTCCAACTGTTGACTGTAATGACCTACTCCTCACCCAGTTGCCCACATCCCTCCCTCCAGAGACACAAACACTAAGGCTGCAGAGCAACCTCATCAGTTCAGTGGACCAAAGTGAACTCAAGGGTCTCACCAATCTAACTGAGCTGGATCTCTCCCACAACAGTTTCATCAGCACCCGTAACTTGAGAATCACTGGCCTGCCAGTTCTTCTAAGCCTACACATGGAAGAGAATCAGCTTAGGCACCTGCCTGAAGCAGCTTTCTCTGGACTGCCTAACCTTCAGGAATTGTATCTAAATCATAATAGGCTGAGAAGTATTTCCCCCGGTGCTTTTAAAGGTTTAGGGAACCTTTTAAGGCTTCATCTTAACTCTAACCACCTAATGATAATTGACAGGCGTTGGTTTCATGCTTTGCCTCAACTTGAAGTACTCATGACAGGAGGAAATCCAGTGGACACTATCCAAGATCTCAACTTTAAACCTCTTGGATCCTTGCGCAGTCTGGTCCTGGCAGGTATGGGCTTAcgtgagatctcagagcgtgCTCTAGAAGGACTTCTGAACCTGGAAAGTATTAGCTTCTATGACAACAACTTGACTAAAGTCCCAAAAGAGGCACTGCAGAAGCTACCTGGATTAAAATTTCTAGACCTTAACAAAAACCCAATTCAGCTGGTGCAGAAAGGGGACTTCAGGAATATGCTTCATCTGAAGGAACTCGGTTTGAACAACATGGAGGATCTGGTGTCTATTGAGCATTCGGCAATAGAAAACCTTCCTGAGCTGACAAAACTGGAAATCACAAACAATCCACGATTGTCATATATTCACCCCCAAGCTTTTCAGAAGTTACCACGCATGGAGAGCTTGATGCTCAACAGTAATGCATTGAGTGCTCTGCATCGTCATACTGTGCAGTCTCTGCCGAGCTTACAAGAGATCAGTCTGCACACCAACCCCATTCGTTGTGACTGCCTTATTCGCTGGGTGGGGGCAGAAGATGACAAGCCAGTTCGTTTTATTGAACCACAGTCCACATTCTGCTCAGAGCCTCCAGAGTTAAAAGCAAGGAAAGTGAAAGAAGTCTCCTTCAGGGAGATGGCAGATAGCTGCCTTCCTTTGATTGCCCCAAGCATGTTTCCTTCCTACATTGAAGTGAAATATGGAGACAACATAGCCCTTCATTGCCGAGCACTAGCAGAACCAGAACCCAGCATTTACTGGGTCATTCCTAAAGGTTTGAGATTAACCCCGTCAACAAGGTTTGGTCGTTACCAGGTTTTAACAGAGGGCACTTTGGAAATATATGGAGTCACCCAGGAGGAAGCTGGTTTCTACACTTGTGTTGCACAAAATCTAGTTGGGGCTGACACAAAAAGTCTAACACTAAAAGTGGAAGGATCTGGCATAGCTCGAATAACAAATGATCAAAGAAATGAAGACAGCCTTGAGGTCCACGCTGTCAAAGAACGATATGCTTTACTGACCTGGCACACTGGGCATAACATTCCTGCTGCCCGAATCTCTTGGACAGCCAACGGAAGCCTGGAAGACCACCACAAGCATAGTACTAGAATACTAGCTGGCACTAGGGGCTTCAACTTAACTCGCCTCCAACCAGGGACCCATTACAAGGTTTGTCTTCATATGGGGCCAAATGACACCTCTTGTGTCCATCTCAGGACTAAAGAGGTGCTTCTACTAGTTCCTTCAGCAGATATGACTCCAGTATTCCTATTGGGTGTGTCAGCATTTTTCCTCATCCTATTGGCAGCCAAAACTTGTCAGGGGAGAACACTTTATGACTGGAAGGAGTTTGAGAAGCCCCATTCCATCATTGTGACCCAGGAAGCAAAGGCTTTCATGGCTCCAGATTCACTTCAGCAGTACAAAGATAAACTCTCAGAGGGCAGTGGAAATGTGCTCAGTGATGCTAAACCAGCGCAAGAGGTCCCGGGTCCTGCAAAAGAGGCATTTTAA